A single Carettochelys insculpta isolate YL-2023 chromosome 2, ASM3395843v1, whole genome shotgun sequence DNA region contains:
- the PAG1 gene encoding phosphoprotein associated with glycosphingolipid-enriched microdomains 1 isoform X1 yields the protein MGPDSGFFSSGQLQVIVWGSLAAVTAVLFLMFLIVLCSSCDREKRPKPQNGDHENLMNVPSDKEMFSHSVISLATDPLVSSDQNGGLTNGDVLSEDSTTACIQPYEEVQTSVSDLLDQQDPLGKSIKCHQSRELPRIPPTSAMETILSPRNVENDQSLGMEGPYEVLKDSSSQENIVEDCLYETVKEIKEVGVASNTEKSCGSKPKATPTVAEDQDQIPECRTESAEYASVDRNKKSRQSANSESSLGNTPDMEDEAPPPVPMKFLDENENVQEKGAEEEEEGTDGAGEADKRLSLLSYKSQEKDSSLTEDDISATYSSVSKPGDTTRLLDSTYNSIEEVVPQRSPSICSGLYASVKDFENTSNITTVPQSADRPNGESEADYEVIPSVSQEKDKSSSVPNTSQVVLQGENDYESIGDLQQNSMGITRL from the exons ATGGGACCTGACAGTGGTTTCTTCAGCAGTGGACAACTTCAAGTCATTGTATGGGGAAGTTTGGCTGCTGtaacagcagtgttattccttaTGTTCCTCATCGTTCTTTGCTCCAGCTGTGACAG ggaAAAGAGGCCCAAACCTCAGAATGGGGACCATGAAAATCTGATGAATGTG CCTTCAGATAAGGAGATGTTCAGCCATTCTGTCATAAGTCTGGCTACAGATCCTCTTGTCAGCAGTGATCAGAACGGAGGACTAACTAATGGGGATG tTCTCTCAGAAGACAGCACAACTGCCTGCATCCAGCCCTATGAAGAAGTACAAACTTCTGTTTCTGATCTATTAGACCAGCAGGACCCTCTGGGAAAGTCAATAAAATGTCACCAAAGCAGGGAACTACCCAGAATTCCTCCTACCAGTGCTATGGAAACCATCCTCTCCCCAAGAAATGTAGAAAATGATCAGAGTCTTGGAATGGAAGGGCCTTATGAGGTCTTGAAAGATAGCTCCTCCCAAGAAAACATAGTTGAAGACTGCTTGTATGAAACCGTGAAGGAAATTAAGGAGGTAGGAGTAGCCTCCAACACTGAAAAAAGCTGTGGCAGCAAACCGAAAGCTACACCAACAGTTGCTGAAGATCAGGACCAGATTCCTGAGTGCAGGACGGAATCAGCAGAATATGCCTCTGTTGACCGAAATAAAAAAAGTCGGCAAAGTGCTAATTCCGAAAGTTCTCTtggcaatactccagatatggaaGATGAGGCTCCACCTCCCGTACCTATGAAATTTCTTGATGAAAATGAGAATGTTCAGGAAAAAggagcagaggaggaagaagaggggacTGATGGGGCTGGTGAAGCTGATAAG AGGCTTAGCTTGCTATCTTACAAGTCTCAAGAGAAAGATTCATCTCTTACAGAGGATGAT ATTTCAGCTACGTACTCCTCTGTGAGTAAGCCAGGAGACACCACCAGATTACTGgattctacttacaacagcattGAAGAAGTTGTACCTCAACGATCCCCATCCATTTGCAGTGGCCTCTATGCTAGTGTAAAAGACTTTGAAAACACTTCAAATATTACCACTGTGCCTCAGTCAGCAGACAGGCCAAATGGGGAGTCAGAGGCAGACTACGAAGTGATCCCATCAGTAAGCCAAGAGAAAGACAAGAGCTCATCAGTGCCTAACACCAGCCAAGTTGTACTACAAGGGGAGAACGACTATGAAAGTATAGGGGACTTGCAGCAGAACTCTATGGGTATCACCAGACTTTAA
- the PAG1 gene encoding phosphoprotein associated with glycosphingolipid-enriched microdomains 1 isoform X2, translating to MGPDSGFFSSGQLQVIVWGSLAAVTAVLFLMFLIVLCSSCDREKRPKPQNGDHENLMNVPSDKEMFSHSVISLATDPLVSSDQNGGLTNGDVLSEDSTTACIQPYEEVQTSVSDLLDQQDPLGKSIKCHQSRELPRIPPTSAMETILSPRNVENDQSLGMEGPYEVLKDSSSQENIVEDCLYETVKEIKEVGVASNTEKSCGSKPKATPTVAEDQDQIPECRTESAEYASVDRNKKSRQSANSESSLGNTPDMEDEAPPPVPMKFLDENENVQEKGAEEEEEGTDGAGEADKISATYSSVSKPGDTTRLLDSTYNSIEEVVPQRSPSICSGLYASVKDFENTSNITTVPQSADRPNGESEADYEVIPSVSQEKDKSSSVPNTSQVVLQGENDYESIGDLQQNSMGITRL from the exons ATGGGACCTGACAGTGGTTTCTTCAGCAGTGGACAACTTCAAGTCATTGTATGGGGAAGTTTGGCTGCTGtaacagcagtgttattccttaTGTTCCTCATCGTTCTTTGCTCCAGCTGTGACAG ggaAAAGAGGCCCAAACCTCAGAATGGGGACCATGAAAATCTGATGAATGTG CCTTCAGATAAGGAGATGTTCAGCCATTCTGTCATAAGTCTGGCTACAGATCCTCTTGTCAGCAGTGATCAGAACGGAGGACTAACTAATGGGGATG tTCTCTCAGAAGACAGCACAACTGCCTGCATCCAGCCCTATGAAGAAGTACAAACTTCTGTTTCTGATCTATTAGACCAGCAGGACCCTCTGGGAAAGTCAATAAAATGTCACCAAAGCAGGGAACTACCCAGAATTCCTCCTACCAGTGCTATGGAAACCATCCTCTCCCCAAGAAATGTAGAAAATGATCAGAGTCTTGGAATGGAAGGGCCTTATGAGGTCTTGAAAGATAGCTCCTCCCAAGAAAACATAGTTGAAGACTGCTTGTATGAAACCGTGAAGGAAATTAAGGAGGTAGGAGTAGCCTCCAACACTGAAAAAAGCTGTGGCAGCAAACCGAAAGCTACACCAACAGTTGCTGAAGATCAGGACCAGATTCCTGAGTGCAGGACGGAATCAGCAGAATATGCCTCTGTTGACCGAAATAAAAAAAGTCGGCAAAGTGCTAATTCCGAAAGTTCTCTtggcaatactccagatatggaaGATGAGGCTCCACCTCCCGTACCTATGAAATTTCTTGATGAAAATGAGAATGTTCAGGAAAAAggagcagaggaggaagaagaggggacTGATGGGGCTGGTGAAGCTGATAAG ATTTCAGCTACGTACTCCTCTGTGAGTAAGCCAGGAGACACCACCAGATTACTGgattctacttacaacagcattGAAGAAGTTGTACCTCAACGATCCCCATCCATTTGCAGTGGCCTCTATGCTAGTGTAAAAGACTTTGAAAACACTTCAAATATTACCACTGTGCCTCAGTCAGCAGACAGGCCAAATGGGGAGTCAGAGGCAGACTACGAAGTGATCCCATCAGTAAGCCAAGAGAAAGACAAGAGCTCATCAGTGCCTAACACCAGCCAAGTTGTACTACAAGGGGAGAACGACTATGAAAGTATAGGGGACTTGCAGCAGAACTCTATGGGTATCACCAGACTTTAA
- the PAG1 gene encoding phosphoprotein associated with glycosphingolipid-enriched microdomains 1 isoform X3, protein MTIWENPPAREKRPKPQNGDHENLMNVPSDKEMFSHSVISLATDPLVSSDQNGGLTNGDVLSEDSTTACIQPYEEVQTSVSDLLDQQDPLGKSIKCHQSRELPRIPPTSAMETILSPRNVENDQSLGMEGPYEVLKDSSSQENIVEDCLYETVKEIKEVGVASNTEKSCGSKPKATPTVAEDQDQIPECRTESAEYASVDRNKKSRQSANSESSLGNTPDMEDEAPPPVPMKFLDENENVQEKGAEEEEEGTDGAGEADKRLSLLSYKSQEKDSSLTEDDISATYSSVSKPGDTTRLLDSTYNSIEEVVPQRSPSICSGLYASVKDFENTSNITTVPQSADRPNGESEADYEVIPSVSQEKDKSSSVPNTSQVVLQGENDYESIGDLQQNSMGITRL, encoded by the exons ggaAAAGAGGCCCAAACCTCAGAATGGGGACCATGAAAATCTGATGAATGTG CCTTCAGATAAGGAGATGTTCAGCCATTCTGTCATAAGTCTGGCTACAGATCCTCTTGTCAGCAGTGATCAGAACGGAGGACTAACTAATGGGGATG tTCTCTCAGAAGACAGCACAACTGCCTGCATCCAGCCCTATGAAGAAGTACAAACTTCTGTTTCTGATCTATTAGACCAGCAGGACCCTCTGGGAAAGTCAATAAAATGTCACCAAAGCAGGGAACTACCCAGAATTCCTCCTACCAGTGCTATGGAAACCATCCTCTCCCCAAGAAATGTAGAAAATGATCAGAGTCTTGGAATGGAAGGGCCTTATGAGGTCTTGAAAGATAGCTCCTCCCAAGAAAACATAGTTGAAGACTGCTTGTATGAAACCGTGAAGGAAATTAAGGAGGTAGGAGTAGCCTCCAACACTGAAAAAAGCTGTGGCAGCAAACCGAAAGCTACACCAACAGTTGCTGAAGATCAGGACCAGATTCCTGAGTGCAGGACGGAATCAGCAGAATATGCCTCTGTTGACCGAAATAAAAAAAGTCGGCAAAGTGCTAATTCCGAAAGTTCTCTtggcaatactccagatatggaaGATGAGGCTCCACCTCCCGTACCTATGAAATTTCTTGATGAAAATGAGAATGTTCAGGAAAAAggagcagaggaggaagaagaggggacTGATGGGGCTGGTGAAGCTGATAAG AGGCTTAGCTTGCTATCTTACAAGTCTCAAGAGAAAGATTCATCTCTTACAGAGGATGAT ATTTCAGCTACGTACTCCTCTGTGAGTAAGCCAGGAGACACCACCAGATTACTGgattctacttacaacagcattGAAGAAGTTGTACCTCAACGATCCCCATCCATTTGCAGTGGCCTCTATGCTAGTGTAAAAGACTTTGAAAACACTTCAAATATTACCACTGTGCCTCAGTCAGCAGACAGGCCAAATGGGGAGTCAGAGGCAGACTACGAAGTGATCCCATCAGTAAGCCAAGAGAAAGACAAGAGCTCATCAGTGCCTAACACCAGCCAAGTTGTACTACAAGGGGAGAACGACTATGAAAGTATAGGGGACTTGCAGCAGAACTCTATGGGTATCACCAGACTTTAA
- the PAG1 gene encoding phosphoprotein associated with glycosphingolipid-enriched microdomains 1 isoform X4, protein MNVPSDKEMFSHSVISLATDPLVSSDQNGGLTNGDVLSEDSTTACIQPYEEVQTSVSDLLDQQDPLGKSIKCHQSRELPRIPPTSAMETILSPRNVENDQSLGMEGPYEVLKDSSSQENIVEDCLYETVKEIKEVGVASNTEKSCGSKPKATPTVAEDQDQIPECRTESAEYASVDRNKKSRQSANSESSLGNTPDMEDEAPPPVPMKFLDENENVQEKGAEEEEEGTDGAGEADKRLSLLSYKSQEKDSSLTEDDISATYSSVSKPGDTTRLLDSTYNSIEEVVPQRSPSICSGLYASVKDFENTSNITTVPQSADRPNGESEADYEVIPSVSQEKDKSSSVPNTSQVVLQGENDYESIGDLQQNSMGITRL, encoded by the exons ATGAATGTG CCTTCAGATAAGGAGATGTTCAGCCATTCTGTCATAAGTCTGGCTACAGATCCTCTTGTCAGCAGTGATCAGAACGGAGGACTAACTAATGGGGATG tTCTCTCAGAAGACAGCACAACTGCCTGCATCCAGCCCTATGAAGAAGTACAAACTTCTGTTTCTGATCTATTAGACCAGCAGGACCCTCTGGGAAAGTCAATAAAATGTCACCAAAGCAGGGAACTACCCAGAATTCCTCCTACCAGTGCTATGGAAACCATCCTCTCCCCAAGAAATGTAGAAAATGATCAGAGTCTTGGAATGGAAGGGCCTTATGAGGTCTTGAAAGATAGCTCCTCCCAAGAAAACATAGTTGAAGACTGCTTGTATGAAACCGTGAAGGAAATTAAGGAGGTAGGAGTAGCCTCCAACACTGAAAAAAGCTGTGGCAGCAAACCGAAAGCTACACCAACAGTTGCTGAAGATCAGGACCAGATTCCTGAGTGCAGGACGGAATCAGCAGAATATGCCTCTGTTGACCGAAATAAAAAAAGTCGGCAAAGTGCTAATTCCGAAAGTTCTCTtggcaatactccagatatggaaGATGAGGCTCCACCTCCCGTACCTATGAAATTTCTTGATGAAAATGAGAATGTTCAGGAAAAAggagcagaggaggaagaagaggggacTGATGGGGCTGGTGAAGCTGATAAG AGGCTTAGCTTGCTATCTTACAAGTCTCAAGAGAAAGATTCATCTCTTACAGAGGATGAT ATTTCAGCTACGTACTCCTCTGTGAGTAAGCCAGGAGACACCACCAGATTACTGgattctacttacaacagcattGAAGAAGTTGTACCTCAACGATCCCCATCCATTTGCAGTGGCCTCTATGCTAGTGTAAAAGACTTTGAAAACACTTCAAATATTACCACTGTGCCTCAGTCAGCAGACAGGCCAAATGGGGAGTCAGAGGCAGACTACGAAGTGATCCCATCAGTAAGCCAAGAGAAAGACAAGAGCTCATCAGTGCCTAACACCAGCCAAGTTGTACTACAAGGGGAGAACGACTATGAAAGTATAGGGGACTTGCAGCAGAACTCTATGGGTATCACCAGACTTTAA